One Mangrovimonas cancribranchiae DNA segment encodes these proteins:
- a CDS encoding HAD family hydrolase, with product MKKASTYVICLAITILLISCKNDTKKTAIKVATKNHLPSFNNVQSRDNIIAFVEKITDSTSDEYVAPKDRIACFDNDGTLWVEQPLPSQLFFAFDKIKAMAKNHPEWKTEMPFKAVIEDDLEAMKTFHSTDIIKLVGTAHASQNIETLTQEFQDWVQTAQHPVLKKPYTALVYQPMLELLDYLRAHQFKIYIVSGGSQEFMRAWAPNVYGIPEENIIGTTFKTKVVGEGDSLSVAQTPEFEFYDDHEGKIISINKYIGKKPIMVVGNSDGDLEMMEYSTTNNPLPHFMLYIKHTDRQREFDYAKGVAAGALIKGDSIAKAKGWTIIDMKQDWNVVFPHQNN from the coding sequence ATGAAAAAAGCATCTACTTACGTCATTTGTTTAGCTATTACTATCCTCTTGATATCATGTAAAAATGACACTAAAAAGACTGCTATAAAAGTAGCGACCAAAAACCATCTACCTTCTTTTAACAATGTCCAATCTAGAGATAACATCATAGCTTTTGTTGAAAAAATAACAGATTCTACAAGTGATGAATATGTAGCTCCTAAAGACCGAATTGCGTGTTTTGATAACGATGGTACTTTGTGGGTGGAACAACCGCTACCCTCACAACTGTTTTTTGCTTTCGACAAAATTAAGGCTATGGCAAAAAATCACCCAGAATGGAAAACAGAAATGCCTTTTAAAGCTGTTATAGAAGATGATCTAGAAGCCATGAAAACGTTTCATTCTACCGATATTATTAAACTAGTAGGTACTGCTCATGCCTCGCAAAATATAGAAACGCTTACACAAGAGTTTCAAGACTGGGTACAAACAGCGCAACATCCTGTATTGAAAAAACCTTACACAGCATTGGTTTATCAACCCATGTTAGAATTATTAGATTACTTAAGAGCGCATCAGTTTAAAATTTATATTGTATCTGGTGGTAGCCAAGAATTTATGCGTGCTTGGGCTCCAAATGTCTATGGAATCCCAGAAGAGAATATCATTGGTACAACCTTTAAAACAAAAGTTGTTGGCGAAGGTGATTCTCTCTCAGTAGCACAAACTCCTGAATTTGAATTTTATGACGACCATGAAGGAAAAATCATTTCTATCAATAAATATATAGGTAAAAAACCCATTATGGTTGTAGGGAACTCTGATGGCGATTTAGAAATGATGGAATATAGTACCACCAATAATCCACTACCTCATTTTATGTTGTATATAAAGCATACCGATAGACAACGCGAATTTGATTACGCCAAAGGTGTTGCCGCTGGTGCCTTAATAAAAGGTGATAGTATTGCCAAAGCTAAAGGCTGGACTATAATTGATATGAAACAAGATTGGAATGTCGTTTTTCCACATCAAAATAATTAA
- a CDS encoding arylsulfatase: MKQFILSVMALLSIGATLAQNKDKPNILIIWGDDVGMWNLSAYHRGMMGGSTPNIDKIADEGMLFMDHYAQPSCTAGRSAFITGQYPIRVGLATVGLPGAPQGMNVKDPTLATLLKPMGYATGQFGKNHLGDRDEHLPTNHGFDEFFGILYHLNAGEYTELYDFPKDPEVAKQFEQRGVIHSWAQSDGSQKIEDKGGFGAERQKTLDWEVLKESKRFITDAVKDDKPFFVWHNLTRMHMHTHLSEKYDGVTGYGLYADGVKEMDDIVGELLNLLEELDVDDNTIVMFSTDNGAYSFVWPDGGNHPFRGEKGVGGYEGGFKVPMMVKWPGVIPEGTTTGEFMTMEDWLPTIMSQLGEPDLKEKMLDSYKAGKRSYEKIHLDGYDQTDLITQKGPTKRKEFFYFTETTLHGVRYGDYKFLFKKQDKWFNGVQQDLVTPIVVNLKLDPFERFIEARGYNEWLEDRAWTYAPAFGKISQFMQSLKDYPPRMKSMEFDIDEELRKLTPTAKN; encoded by the coding sequence ATGAAACAATTTATTTTAAGTGTTATGGCGCTTCTTTCTATAGGAGCTACCTTAGCGCAAAACAAAGACAAACCCAACATTTTAATTATCTGGGGTGATGATGTAGGTATGTGGAACTTAAGTGCCTACCACCGTGGCATGATGGGAGGCTCTACACCTAACATAGATAAAATTGCCGATGAAGGTATGCTATTTATGGACCATTACGCACAACCCTCATGTACCGCCGGTCGCTCGGCTTTTATTACCGGGCAGTACCCTATTCGTGTTGGGCTTGCTACAGTAGGTTTACCAGGAGCACCACAAGGTATGAATGTTAAAGACCCAACATTAGCGACCTTATTAAAACCTATGGGGTATGCTACCGGACAATTTGGCAAAAACCATTTAGGCGACCGCGACGAGCATTTACCTACCAATCATGGTTTCGACGAGTTCTTCGGTATTTTGTATCACTTAAATGCAGGTGAATACACAGAGCTTTATGACTTCCCAAAAGACCCTGAAGTAGCTAAACAATTTGAGCAACGTGGGGTTATTCATTCCTGGGCACAATCAGACGGTAGTCAGAAAATAGAGGATAAAGGCGGCTTTGGTGCTGAGCGTCAAAAAACATTAGACTGGGAGGTTTTAAAAGAATCTAAACGTTTTATAACCGATGCCGTAAAAGATGATAAGCCATTTTTTGTTTGGCATAACTTAACCCGTATGCATATGCATACACACCTTTCTGAAAAATACGATGGGGTTACTGGTTATGGCTTGTATGCCGATGGTGTTAAGGAAATGGACGATATTGTTGGCGAGCTTTTAAATTTACTTGAAGAATTAGATGTTGACGACAATACCATTGTTATGTTCTCTACAGATAACGGTGCTTACTCTTTTGTATGGCCTGATGGTGGTAACCATCCGTTTCGTGGTGAAAAAGGTGTAGGTGGTTACGAGGGTGGCTTTAAAGTCCCAATGATGGTAAAATGGCCTGGCGTAATTCCTGAAGGAACAACTACCGGAGAATTTATGACTATGGAAGACTGGTTACCTACTATTATGTCTCAGTTAGGAGAGCCTGACCTTAAAGAAAAAATGCTTGACAGCTATAAAGCAGGGAAAAGAAGCTACGAAAAAATCCATTTAGATGGGTACGATCAAACCGATCTTATCACCCAAAAAGGACCAACTAAACGTAAAGAATTCTTCTATTTTACAGAAACCACTTTACATGGTGTTCGTTATGGAGACTACAAGTTTTTATTCAAAAAACAAGACAAATGGTTTAATGGTGTGCAACAAGATCTGGTAACTCCTATTGTTGTTAACCTAAAGTTAGATCCGTTTGAGCGCTTTATTGAAGCCAGAGGCTATAACGAGTGGCTGGAAGACCGTGCCTGGACATATGCGCCAGCATTTGGAAAAATAAGTCAGTTTATGCAATCTTTAAAAGATTATCCACCACGAATGAAAAGTATGGAGTTCGATATTGATGAAGAATTAAGAAAATTAACGCCAACCGCTAAAAACTAA
- a CDS encoding arylsulfatase — translation MKKSLVFLLLVSCFHAFSQDKPNILVIMVDDVAPNSLSCYSLGMQYPTPNIDRIAKEGVLFTDHYSQPSCTAGRAAFITGQKPVRTGLTTVGQPGNPLGLKKEDPTLAELLKPLGYMTGQFGKNHLGDRNEHLPTVHGFDEFFGNLYHLNVSEEEEQADYPKSEEFYEKYGPRGIIESYATDTYDSTEDPRFGVIGKQKVTDIGKLTSKRMETFDEELVAKSKDFMKRAKKADKPFFIWHATSRMHVYTHLKEESRNLATPISTDMDLFGSGLMEHDGHVGELLDYLEELGVDDNTIVIYTTDNGPEQSTFPHAGVTMFRGEKMTTYEGGLRSPFMVRWPEQIPAGLIRNGISAHEDVLPTIMAAVGNNQIKDDLKKGKKVGDMNYKVYIDGFNNLDYWTGKTDKSARNYFFYYYESGLTAMRVGPWKMHFATKERYFDDMISHTMPQLFNLRKDPYEKYDDITGFHLIMEKSWVMQPAIGLLNEHLSTFKEFPPRQEAASLDINKAIESILKSDTRQ, via the coding sequence ATGAAAAAAAGCTTAGTATTCTTATTACTTGTTAGTTGCTTTCATGCGTTCTCGCAAGACAAGCCTAACATTTTAGTTATCATGGTAGACGATGTCGCACCAAACTCTTTAAGCTGTTATAGCTTAGGCATGCAGTATCCAACTCCCAATATTGACAGAATTGCTAAAGAAGGGGTTTTATTTACCGATCATTATTCGCAACCTAGCTGTACTGCTGGTCGTGCTGCTTTTATTACGGGACAAAAACCTGTACGTACAGGACTAACCACAGTTGGACAACCAGGCAATCCATTAGGACTTAAAAAAGAAGATCCAACCCTAGCCGAGTTATTAAAACCATTAGGATATATGACTGGGCAATTTGGAAAGAATCACTTAGGCGATCGTAACGAACACTTACCTACAGTTCATGGATTTGATGAGTTTTTTGGAAACCTATACCACTTAAACGTATCGGAAGAAGAAGAACAGGCCGATTATCCTAAGAGTGAAGAATTTTACGAAAAATATGGGCCTCGTGGTATTATAGAGTCTTACGCTACGGACACTTATGACAGTACAGAAGACCCGCGTTTTGGCGTTATAGGCAAACAAAAAGTTACCGATATAGGTAAACTGACTTCTAAACGTATGGAAACGTTTGATGAAGAATTAGTCGCTAAGTCGAAAGACTTTATGAAACGTGCCAAAAAAGCTGACAAACCATTTTTTATCTGGCACGCTACCAGTCGCATGCATGTGTATACCCATCTAAAAGAAGAATCTAGAAATTTAGCTACACCTATTAGTACCGATATGGATCTATTTGGCTCTGGACTTATGGAACACGATGGTCATGTAGGCGAACTATTAGACTACCTTGAAGAGTTAGGCGTAGATGATAACACTATTGTAATTTACACAACAGATAACGGACCAGAACAAAGTACTTTCCCTCATGCTGGAGTAACCATGTTTAGAGGTGAAAAAATGACCACTTATGAAGGTGGTTTACGTTCGCCATTTATGGTACGTTGGCCAGAGCAAATACCTGCAGGTTTAATTAGGAATGGTATTTCGGCTCATGAAGATGTACTACCTACCATTATGGCTGCCGTAGGTAACAACCAAATTAAAGATGATCTAAAGAAAGGAAAGAAAGTTGGTGACATGAATTATAAAGTTTATATAGATGGCTTTAATAATTTAGATTATTGGACTGGCAAAACAGATAAATCTGCTAGAAATTATTTCTTCTACTACTACGAAAGTGGCTTAACCGCCATGCGTGTCGGGCCATGGAAAATGCACTTTGCTACCAAAGAGCGCTATTTTGATGATATGATATCGCATACTATGCCACAATTATTTAATCTCAGAAAAGATCCTTATGAAAAGTATGATGATATTACAGGATTCCATTTAATTATGGAAAAATCTTGGGTGATGCAGCCTGCCATTGGCTTATTAAACGAACACTTATCAACGTTTAAAGAATTTCCGCCACGTCAAGAAGCCGCTTCTTTAGATATTAATAAAGCTATTGAGTCTATATTAAAATCTGATACGCGTCAATAA
- a CDS encoding HupE/UreJ family protein, with amino-acid sequence MKRMLTLFFLVAVGLCSVTVKAHEIRPAYLQIEQQSETTYNVLWKVPTSGDLVLKIYPEFEDGFQLQESGLSKPVSGAMIHQYSLNGNRSLQGSRIKIQNLKKTMVDVLVTIKYLNGEKTTLMLKPDKPETLLSGKTSKWQVVQSYTVLGVEHIWFGIDHLLFVLALIIITTGFKKIVKTITAFTLAHSITLSLAVLGYANLPGPPVEAVIALSIVFLASEMIKLHQGKPSLTAQKPWLVAFSFGLLHGFGFAGALTDVGLPQSEIPLALAFFNIGVELGQIVFVIAVSAVLSLLAFKKDWPVVAKKVPAYAIGSIAAFWTIERVVGFFYN; translated from the coding sequence ATGAAACGTATGCTTACCTTATTTTTTTTAGTAGCTGTTGGTCTGTGCTCTGTAACTGTCAAAGCTCATGAAATCAGACCTGCTTACTTACAAATAGAACAACAGAGCGAAACAACGTATAACGTTTTGTGGAAAGTGCCGACTTCGGGAGATTTAGTGTTAAAAATTTATCCCGAATTTGAAGATGGATTCCAACTTCAAGAATCAGGTTTATCTAAACCTGTTAGTGGCGCCATGATTCATCAATATAGTTTAAATGGAAACAGATCTTTACAGGGCAGCCGTATTAAGATTCAAAACTTAAAAAAAACCATGGTCGATGTTCTGGTAACCATTAAATATTTAAATGGTGAAAAAACCACACTCATGCTTAAACCAGATAAACCTGAAACCCTACTATCAGGTAAAACCAGTAAATGGCAGGTGGTACAATCGTATACGGTTTTGGGAGTGGAACACATTTGGTTTGGTATTGACCACTTACTTTTTGTTTTGGCTTTAATCATCATCACAACAGGGTTTAAAAAAATAGTAAAAACCATTACCGCGTTCACCTTAGCGCATAGTATTACGTTAAGTTTGGCTGTTTTAGGATATGCAAACTTACCTGGCCCTCCGGTAGAAGCCGTGATTGCTTTAAGCATTGTTTTCCTGGCTTCCGAAATGATTAAATTACATCAAGGCAAACCCTCATTAACGGCTCAAAAACCATGGTTGGTAGCATTTTCTTTCGGACTTTTACATGGCTTTGGTTTTGCAGGTGCTTTAACCGATGTTGGATTACCGCAATCTGAAATCCCTTTGGCCTTAGCTTTTTTCAATATTGGTGTAGAATTGGGGCAAATTGTATTTGTTATTGCTGTTTCTGCAGTTTTATCTCTATTGGCATTCAAAAAAGACTGGCCGGTAGTTGCTAAAAAAGTACCAGCTTATGCCATTGGAAGTATAGCGGCTTTTTGGACGATTGAGCGGGTGGTTGGTTTTTTCTACAATTAA
- a CDS encoding peptidylprolyl isomerase codes for MKKLLKEPLLHFFVLGALLFAIYNLVNKSTDEEEIIVDNADIEHMAELWRMQWQRPPTAEELEGLIDKYISQEVLYREALKMNLDHNDEIVKRRLAQKMEFLGQDLTGLVAPASEENLKAFFNKHKDKYATPYKYSLYQVVFTSDNHANPTKKAKAVLKDFSSTSPLEMKTQGDHFPLDFALTDTDAFYLNREFGEQFTKQLETLTTGQWVGPVSSGFGKHLVYIESKTEPTTPDFKDVKSVVKRDYEYKMEQESQETILKTLKNNYKVRISADNMNTITSNELAQN; via the coding sequence ATGAAAAAATTACTTAAAGAGCCTTTACTGCACTTTTTTGTGCTGGGGGCTCTCCTTTTTGCTATATACAACCTGGTAAATAAAAGTACCGATGAAGAAGAAATTATTGTAGATAATGCCGATATAGAACATATGGCTGAACTATGGCGTATGCAGTGGCAACGACCACCAACCGCCGAAGAGTTAGAAGGTCTTATAGACAAATATATTAGTCAGGAAGTGCTCTACCGTGAAGCTTTAAAAATGAATCTTGACCATAACGACGAGATTGTTAAACGTAGGTTGGCCCAAAAAATGGAGTTTCTAGGTCAGGATTTAACGGGATTGGTTGCGCCGGCCTCCGAAGAAAATCTTAAGGCGTTTTTTAATAAACATAAAGATAAATATGCTACGCCATATAAATACAGCTTGTATCAAGTCGTCTTTACTTCTGATAATCATGCGAATCCTACAAAGAAAGCTAAAGCCGTTTTAAAGGATTTTAGCTCCACATCTCCGTTGGAAATGAAAACTCAAGGCGATCATTTTCCTTTGGATTTTGCTTTAACAGATACAGATGCTTTCTACTTAAACCGAGAATTTGGAGAACAGTTTACTAAGCAGTTAGAAACTTTAACTACAGGCCAATGGGTTGGCCCTGTGAGTTCAGGTTTCGGTAAGCACTTGGTATATATAGAATCTAAAACTGAGCCAACGACACCTGATTTCAAAGATGTAAAATCTGTTGTAAAACGGGATTACGAATATAAAATGGAACAGGAAAGTCAGGAAACCATATTAAAAACGCTTAAAAACAACTACAAAGTACGTATTAGCGCAGATAATATGAATACCATAACCTCGAACGAATTAGCACAAAATTGA
- a CDS encoding DUF3604 domain-containing protein, with protein MKTTKLIPLAALLLLFNCNNTKKEQPSEETTSTEMPTEPEVPVNPDKDVFFGNLHVHTSWSFDGYINGSVTGPDDAYRWAQGESIPGGGDGTPLQIKVPLDWYVVADHSEFMGALPLMADSSSPASKHPLAADVTGDDAKKSFDAYTKILDDISNGRNDSILGNLELQKDVWNKIIDITDKHNHPGKFTTFAGYEWTSNPKWRNLHRIVLFKDTKHVAEVPFSAIDSDVPEKLWAWMDKQRAQGNELLAVPHNGNASDGLMFPVEESYGGSKIGKAYSETRMRNEPVYEITQIKGTSETHPALSPNDEFANFELWDYTLASTATPPKNKKGGYIREALIRGMQYEKEDQGNPFKYGFIGDSDTHNSASTIEEDNYTGKFGFENDPKHRLDGPPGVSEAAAGQVRQFSTGGLAAVWAVSNTREKIYDAIKRKETYATSGPRMKVRVFAGYSFDKNILNSADWVQTAYNNGVPMGGDLKASTGKAPSLIIQAVKEADGANLDRIQVIKGWVDEAGEAHEKIYNVALSDNRIVDAKGNTTPVGNTVNAAEATYTNDIGATELKTVWTDPDFNTSYHAFYYVRVIEIPTPRWSTYDAKKLGREPRKDLPVSIQERAWSSPIWYNPN; from the coding sequence ATGAAAACAACAAAACTCATTCCTTTAGCGGCTCTTTTATTACTTTTTAACTGTAATAACACCAAAAAAGAACAGCCTTCAGAGGAAACAACTTCTACAGAAATGCCTACTGAACCGGAAGTTCCGGTAAATCCTGATAAAGATGTGTTTTTCGGGAATCTACATGTACACACTAGCTGGTCTTTTGATGGCTATATCAATGGTTCTGTAACAGGTCCCGATGATGCCTATCGCTGGGCACAAGGTGAAAGTATTCCAGGAGGAGGTGATGGCACACCACTTCAAATAAAAGTGCCTTTAGACTGGTATGTTGTAGCCGACCACTCGGAGTTCATGGGAGCATTGCCTTTAATGGCAGACTCTAGCAGCCCGGCAAGCAAACACCCACTTGCCGCAGATGTCACAGGAGACGATGCTAAAAAATCATTTGATGCCTATACCAAAATTCTGGATGACATTTCAAATGGAAGAAACGATAGCATTTTAGGAAATCTAGAACTGCAAAAAGATGTTTGGAATAAAATCATTGATATTACAGATAAGCATAATCACCCAGGAAAATTCACCACCTTCGCAGGTTATGAATGGACCTCCAATCCTAAATGGAGGAACTTGCACCGCATCGTTCTTTTTAAGGATACTAAACATGTGGCAGAGGTTCCGTTTTCAGCCATCGATTCAGATGTTCCTGAGAAATTATGGGCATGGATGGATAAACAACGTGCTCAAGGCAATGAACTGTTGGCCGTTCCTCATAACGGAAATGCCAGTGACGGTTTAATGTTTCCTGTTGAAGAATCTTATGGGGGCAGTAAGATAGGAAAGGCTTATTCTGAAACTCGCATGCGAAACGAGCCTGTTTATGAAATCACCCAAATTAAAGGGACTTCAGAAACTCACCCTGCTTTATCGCCTAATGATGAATTTGCCAATTTTGAACTTTGGGATTATACTTTGGCTTCAACAGCAACACCTCCAAAAAACAAAAAGGGAGGTTATATACGTGAAGCACTTATTCGCGGTATGCAATATGAAAAAGAAGATCAAGGAAATCCGTTTAAATATGGTTTCATAGGAGATTCCGACACCCATAATTCGGCATCGACTATAGAAGAAGACAATTACACTGGTAAATTCGGCTTTGAAAACGATCCAAAACACCGTTTGGATGGACCTCCGGGAGTTAGTGAGGCTGCAGCAGGGCAAGTAAGACAATTTAGTACTGGTGGTCTGGCTGCCGTTTGGGCAGTTTCAAATACTAGAGAAAAAATCTATGACGCCATAAAAAGGAAAGAAACCTATGCGACTTCCGGACCTCGGATGAAGGTACGTGTTTTTGCCGGTTATAGCTTCGATAAAAATATTTTAAACAGTGCAGACTGGGTACAAACAGCCTATAATAACGGTGTCCCTATGGGAGGTGATTTAAAAGCCTCTACTGGCAAAGCTCCATCATTAATTATTCAAGCTGTAAAGGAAGCCGACGGTGCTAATCTTGACCGCATACAAGTGATAAAAGGATGGGTTGATGAAGCTGGTGAAGCTCATGAAAAAATCTATAATGTAGCGCTTTCTGATAATAGAATTGTAGATGCCAAAGGAAATACAACTCCGGTTGGAAACACGGTTAATGCTGCTGAAGCGACTTATACTAACGATATCGGTGCTACCGAATTAAAAACGGTGTGGACCGATCCCGATTTTAATACTAGCTATCATGCCTTCTATTACGTAAGAGTTATTGAAATTCCAACACCTAGATGGAGCACCTACGATGCTAAAAAATTAGGAAGAGAACCGCGTAAGGATTTACCTGTTAGCATCCAAGAACGCGCCTGGAGTAGTCCAATATGGTATAACCCAAATTAA
- a CDS encoding DUF3604 domain-containing protein, whose product MKHFFVVLFSLLLLTTCKETKKEQPIEETTTTEMTTEPEVPVNPLKDVYWGDTHNHTGNSFDVFLFGTPNSTPEIAYRFAKGEEVESPTTGKPWKLSKPLDFLVVADHAELIGSIPLMYENTPGISDTKTGKTFLAIAPNKSEENMQKLYDILNYAAFDQPNEANLTAKDLVNDFGGEKVTEAWTRYIETAEKHNDPGKFTTLIGWEWTSNNSGANLHRVVFMPQGGDVAKQFLPYSSLDSDDPEDLWAWLETTSQQTGAEFVAIPHNPNISLGLMFAETRLNGEPIDKAYADARMKWERSVEITQIKGDSETHPALSPNDEFADFETYDFALTPDGRRPAPTKADYVRSGLKRGLELEKKIGANPYKIGFVGGTDSHTGITAVEETNFGGKGQHDSEPKKRAHPTGIGSSKGWDMGAAGWVGVWAESNTRQSLVDAFQRKEVYATTGPRMTLRVFGGYNFTESDLNAEMVKTGYDKGVPMGGDLNKTESGTAPGFLIAAMKDPDGANLDRVQVVKGWLKADGTSGEKVYDVALSDGRTDGKVKVGNTVDLKTGKYTNTIGASELKVFWTDPDFDASQSAFYYVRVLEIPTPRYSLYDAIELGIDVKETNHPATIQERIYSSPIWYNPN is encoded by the coding sequence ATGAAACATTTTTTTGTAGTTCTCTTTAGTCTTTTACTACTTACGACTTGTAAAGAAACTAAAAAAGAACAACCCATTGAAGAAACTACTACAACTGAAATGACTACCGAACCGGAAGTTCCCGTAAACCCTTTAAAAGATGTCTATTGGGGAGACACCCATAACCACACGGGTAATTCCTTTGATGTCTTTTTATTCGGAACCCCAAACTCAACTCCCGAAATCGCTTATAGATTTGCTAAAGGAGAAGAAGTAGAAAGTCCTACTACAGGGAAACCATGGAAACTATCTAAGCCTTTAGACTTTCTTGTGGTTGCCGATCATGCCGAATTGATAGGCTCAATTCCTTTAATGTATGAAAACACGCCTGGTATTTCAGACACAAAAACAGGGAAAACCTTTTTAGCAATCGCACCTAACAAATCTGAGGAAAATATGCAAAAGCTATATGACATCCTTAATTATGCCGCTTTCGACCAGCCAAATGAAGCCAACTTAACGGCTAAAGATTTAGTTAATGATTTTGGAGGCGAAAAGGTTACAGAGGCCTGGACACGGTATATAGAAACTGCCGAAAAGCACAACGACCCGGGAAAATTCACCACCCTTATAGGATGGGAATGGACCTCAAACAATAGTGGTGCCAATCTTCACCGAGTTGTTTTTATGCCTCAGGGCGGCGACGTGGCCAAACAATTTTTGCCTTATAGCTCATTAGATAGCGACGACCCAGAAGATCTTTGGGCTTGGCTTGAAACCACAAGCCAACAAACGGGAGCCGAGTTTGTAGCTATCCCTCACAACCCCAATATTAGTCTGGGCTTAATGTTTGCCGAAACACGCTTAAACGGTGAACCTATAGATAAGGCTTATGCCGATGCCCGAATGAAATGGGAACGTTCCGTAGAGATTACACAAATTAAAGGCGATTCTGAAACTCACCCGGCTCTATCTCCTAATGACGAATTTGCAGATTTTGAAACTTACGACTTTGCTTTAACTCCTGATGGCAGGAGACCTGCCCCAACCAAAGCAGATTATGTGCGTTCTGGTTTAAAACGCGGATTAGAGTTAGAAAAAAAGATAGGAGCCAATCCATATAAAATCGGTTTTGTAGGTGGTACCGATTCCCACACAGGGATAACTGCTGTTGAAGAAACCAACTTTGGAGGAAAAGGTCAACATGATTCTGAACCTAAAAAGCGAGCACACCCCACAGGTATTGGCTCATCTAAAGGATGGGATATGGGCGCTGCAGGATGGGTTGGTGTTTGGGCCGAAAGCAACACCCGCCAAAGCCTGGTAGATGCCTTCCAACGTAAAGAAGTTTACGCAACTACAGGACCACGCATGACCTTACGTGTATTTGGCGGCTATAATTTTACCGAAAGTGATCTTAATGCTGAAATGGTTAAAACAGGTTACGATAAGGGGGTTCCTATGGGTGGCGATTTAAATAAAACTGAAAGTGGTACAGCTCCAGGATTTTTAATAGCCGCAATGAAAGATCCCGATGGTGCCAATCTGGATAGAGTTCAGGTGGTTAAAGGTTGGTTAAAAGCAGATGGTACTTCTGGTGAAAAAGTTTATGATGTTGCCTTATCAGATGGCAGAACAGATGGTAAAGTAAAAGTGGGGAACACTGTAGACCTTAAAACGGGAAAATATACCAATACCATTGGAGCTTCAGAATTAAAAGTGTTTTGGACAGATCCAGATTTCGACGCTAGTCAAAGTGCCTTCTATTATGTGAGAGTTTTAGAAATTCCAACACCTAGGTATTCTTTATACGATGCTATTGAATTAGGTATTGATGTAAAAGAAACCAATCATCCGGCTACCATTCAGGAAAGAATATACAGTTCTCCAATATGGTATAACCCAAATTAA
- a CDS encoding AraC family transcriptional regulator, giving the protein MSQLLKHHRSHRKLTTLVENRTTYNADYAELNIFETHEYAEQVSLTFDFPVIASMLTGKKVMHIDGLPSFEFFPGESVVMPTNKEMVIDFPLATKESPTQCLALGIDSNKIDEVVEKFNHQVAIERENNTWKLDNNASHLINNVDVNHLVERLVHTFTNNASSKDILLDLMIQELIVRLLQTKAKAFLLNDTDGIFSDTRIGMVIKYIKQNLTNKDITVDLLAEKACMSTSHFHKKFKNTLGVSPIDYINSEKIKFSKKLIKESNDLRMSEIAFKSGFNNTSYFNRQFKKMELMTPQQFKMSISKIS; this is encoded by the coding sequence ATGAGTCAACTTTTAAAACATCATAGAAGTCATAGAAAGCTAACCACTTTGGTTGAAAACCGCACGACTTATAATGCGGATTATGCCGAACTTAATATTTTTGAAACTCACGAATATGCAGAACAAGTTTCTTTAACCTTCGATTTTCCAGTTATAGCCAGTATGTTAACAGGAAAAAAAGTCATGCACATAGACGGCTTACCATCGTTTGAGTTTTTTCCAGGAGAATCTGTTGTTATGCCTACTAATAAAGAAATGGTGATAGACTTTCCTTTAGCAACAAAAGAAAGCCCTACACAATGTCTTGCTCTAGGAATAGACAGTAATAAAATAGACGAAGTGGTTGAAAAGTTTAATCATCAAGTCGCTATCGAACGTGAAAATAACACTTGGAAACTAGACAATAATGCTTCACATCTTATTAATAATGTAGATGTTAATCATTTAGTAGAACGTTTGGTGCACACATTTACCAATAATGCATCATCTAAAGATATCTTGTTGGATTTAATGATTCAAGAACTTATTGTACGCTTATTACAAACCAAAGCCAAAGCCTTTTTACTTAACGATACCGATGGTATTTTTAGCGACACGCGCATAGGCATGGTTATTAAATACATTAAGCAAAATTTAACCAACAAAGACATTACAGTTGATTTACTTGCTGAAAAAGCGTGTATGAGTACGTCTCACTTTCACAAGAAATTCAAAAATACTTTAGGCGTTTCTCCTATAGATTATATCAACTCTGAAAAGATTAAGTTTTCTAAAAAACTTATAAAGGAATCGAATGACTTACGAATGTCTGAAATTGCTTTTAAATCCGGTTTTAACAACACCAGTTACTTTAATAGGCAGTTTAAAAAAATGGAGTTAATGACACCACAACAGTTTAAAATGTCTATCTCAAAAATTTCTTAA